In a genomic window of Nodosilinea sp. E11:
- a CDS encoding glycosyltransferase family 2 protein translates to MPPSTQALPRSVASSQLDSVEISVVVPIYNEYDSLPALVTAITDVLNGLGQTYELLGVDDGSTDGSSDRLRDLAQQYPQLRAVILRRNYGQTAAMAAGFDYARGRVVITMDGDLQNDPADIPRLLDRLDEGYDLVSGWRKHRQDNTLTRLIPSKIANWLIGGVTGVELHDYGCSLKAYRAEVIHDLNLYGELHRFLPALAFIEGARITEMPVSHHARRFGTSKYGLGRTLRVVMDMLTVYFMKKFLTRPMHVFGSLGLLSMTVGIALGVYLTLVKILADQDIGDRPLLVLAVVLLLAGIQLFSFGLLAELLMRTYHESQQRPIYRVREVVGSLAPDHQLGSKA, encoded by the coding sequence ATGCCCCCTTCTACTCAAGCCTTGCCTCGGTCCGTTGCCTCTAGTCAGCTTGATTCGGTAGAGATTTCGGTGGTGGTGCCCATATACAACGAGTACGACAGTCTGCCTGCCCTGGTGACCGCCATTACTGATGTGCTCAATGGCTTGGGCCAAACCTACGAGCTGCTTGGCGTCGATGACGGCTCGACCGATGGGTCGAGCGATCGCCTGCGTGACCTGGCCCAGCAGTACCCGCAGCTGCGGGCAGTGATTTTGCGCCGCAACTACGGCCAAACCGCTGCCATGGCGGCGGGGTTTGACTACGCCCGTGGCCGAGTGGTGATCACCATGGATGGCGACCTGCAGAATGACCCCGCTGACATTCCCCGCCTGCTCGATCGCCTCGACGAGGGCTATGACCTGGTCAGCGGCTGGCGCAAACACCGCCAGGACAACACCCTCACCCGGCTGATTCCGTCTAAGATTGCCAACTGGCTGATCGGTGGGGTGACTGGTGTTGAGCTGCACGACTACGGCTGCTCCCTCAAGGCCTACCGGGCCGAGGTAATTCACGATCTCAACCTCTACGGCGAACTGCACCGCTTTTTGCCTGCCCTAGCCTTTATCGAAGGAGCCCGAATTACCGAAATGCCCGTTAGCCACCATGCCCGCCGCTTTGGCACCAGCAAGTATGGCCTGGGCCGCACCCTGCGGGTGGTGATGGATATGCTCACGGTCTACTTTATGAAAAAGTTTCTCACCCGGCCCATGCATGTCTTTGGCAGTTTGGGGCTGTTGTCGATGACGGTGGGAATTGCCCTAGGCGTCTACCTCACCCTGGTGAAGATTTTAGCTGATCAAGATATCGGCGATCGCCCCCTGTTGGTCCTTGCCGTTGTGCTGCTGCTGGCGGGTATTCAGTTGTTTAGCTTTGGCCTGCTGGCCGAATTGCTAATGCGCACCTACCACGAGTCGCAGCAGCGCCCCATCTACCGTGTGCGGGAAGTGGTGGGCAGCCTTGCCCCTGATCACCAACTGGGTTCAAAGGCTTGA
- a CDS encoding C40 family peptidase gives MVVLSSGLEYRCSQPLNLYKTAALEGLVTQAAVGRQLRLAPAQPTATAWAVALCEDDYPGWISAADGVTLTPAKHAYQPICLDRQALAPRLPAVIAFTQRAMATPNTYLWGGTVGPNFDCSGLMQAAFASVGIRLPRDSYQQEAFTQPIGWDELIPGDLVFFGSPERTQHVALYLGEGRYIHSSGKDQGRNGIGIDSLEDLSHPVSAAYHRQLRRPGRIVASYCPRPVDQG, from the coding sequence ATGGTTGTATTGTCTTCTGGCCTAGAATACCGCTGTAGCCAGCCGCTAAATCTGTACAAAACCGCCGCTCTAGAGGGATTGGTGACTCAGGCGGCGGTGGGACGGCAGCTGCGCCTGGCCCCAGCGCAACCTACTGCCACTGCCTGGGCCGTGGCGCTTTGCGAAGACGACTACCCCGGCTGGATTAGCGCTGCCGATGGCGTCACCCTCACCCCCGCAAAGCATGCTTATCAGCCCATTTGCCTCGATCGCCAAGCCCTAGCGCCCCGCCTGCCAGCGGTGATTGCCTTTACCCAGCGAGCCATGGCGACCCCGAATACCTACCTATGGGGCGGCACCGTCGGCCCTAACTTTGATTGCTCGGGGCTCATGCAAGCCGCCTTCGCCTCGGTGGGCATTCGGTTGCCCCGTGACTCGTACCAGCAAGAAGCCTTTACGCAGCCCATCGGCTGGGATGAGCTGATACCGGGAGATTTAGTCTTTTTTGGTAGCCCTGAGCGCACCCAGCACGTTGCCCTCTACCTGGGCGAGGGTCGCTATATTCACAGCTCAGGAAAAGACCAGGGCCGCAATGGCATCGGCATCGATTCTTTAGAGGACTTATCGCACCCCGTCAGTGCTGCCTATCACCGCCAACTGCGTCGCCCTGGGCGAATTGTAGCGAGCTACTGCCCCCGGCCCGTCGACCAGGGGTAA